One region of Archocentrus centrarchus isolate MPI-CPG fArcCen1 chromosome 6, fArcCen1, whole genome shotgun sequence genomic DNA includes:
- the LOC115781151 gene encoding uncharacterized protein LOC115781151, protein MMSSESMQTLTDPVFRTKMPLFDRTIASPGLSKPQNMSGFLGKQTLPCHGTFFAYDPRVKEGVGFTSPWRNSKTSLLNDGSTMSHLSGMEGNHLIYRQDSSSSEEGQSSSMRHTPVKQGFMRYKKSPEISSSTAAASVSIRKQKTGGENSSSPSENSVYLAIPRPVYGHNPCCNELGCMLGQRYSVEHGSPRIPNAVYERDWRQTDAHYTERPSIERKGQDTVLQQRVLQFESSTDTLKRLTVDAYSPGRGRTLPAVIEPHYSSYPCTPTRTLFGSLSEHSQPLQTSPRGYPGLYPSHPTYEHMTSEVYQERSPMSKYGQLAQHQVFYYPQANVEVENRTQCKDSGSKQREDVAVIHKHTSSNPREHYIVPQSLHAEIPLPLSSTEMLPNHSFMRGFSYPCYAVPSFHLNPNQIRAPLKRQHASPTFHPSHKNVSPSSHRMDHHMASTTNLQKDKLKPPSHHVDHLSISSPFLPADKTSPTRRMSKIGVSPSITEMSRFFPPLTHLHRDPPVFPPDGLNMDRIMDYSSCEAQVPCLKQSKSLPVSPAVWRPQSPSHSSDRIHKDMPKSANVQKSIDSAAIETESKHRDSVSSSETAVNKQSLKRSISHSSPPVKVKEEEKDLYEVECTKKRQKLEMENVREGNKNDSPPMPVIDTVFSLAPYQGYLHTSRVLSGAGVPAKVKSKPGKEKKQDPGEQEPAVCLVSKEICANAPKEKSVAEVCEPKNIKVEKLDQSDINSSVENCISQNNCNKVAIKKEPKETGSCDAGPIFLKQTNESDEFETKPSSAGEKMTSDESKPAELTAQTNSTSHGDTGTVHKQELTLSPKPTTPLPGSKLNFKNIPPQCLKLSTYKIIIPNGNHYFPVPPPQKPTATEFMPKQDLQTPGRKHFFELHQSFCKLVSKSVSTSSEQELKNWLSQLKMTETVSPTTKVQKVSCLLGGKAREVWLNEEMKSALHTVVERLKEYTAQERCPFPHVMRTGAVFLPMLVVKELLFPMVQGSFIDQVLQEHKVKLRPTTLSEEKILIQLHKRACSSRLRRLMSLKHLPDVYADVVNLLHYVCVCKQLESTSPDAQKRVQD, encoded by the exons ATGATGAGCAGCGAGTCAATGCAGACCCTCACTGACCCAGTGTTTCGAACCAAGATGCCATTATTTGACCGGACGATTGCATCCCCAGGACTCTCAAAACCACAAAATATGTCTGGTTTCCTGGGCAAGCAGACGCTGCCATGCCATGGGACCTTCTTTGCTTATGACCCAAGAGTAAAAGAGGGAGTAGGATTCACTTCTCCTTGGAGGAACTCAAAGACATCTCTGCTGAATGATGGAAGTACTATGAGTCACCTCTCTGGCATGGAGGGAAACCATCTGATTTACAGGCAAGACAGCAGTTCTTCAGAGGAAGGCCAGTCTTCCTCTATGCGTCACACACCAGTAAAACAGGGCTTTATGAGGTACAAGAAAAGTCCTGAGATCAGCAGTTCCACAGCTGCAGCATCGGTATCaattagaaaacaaaaaactggcGGTGAGAATTCATCATCCCCATCTGAAAACTCTGTTTACTTAGCAATTCCCAGGCCAGTTTATGGACACAATCCCTGCTGTAATGAACTGGGTTGCATGTTAGGACAACGATACAGTGTGGAACATGGCTCTCCGAGGATACCAAACGCTGTATATGAGCGTGACTGGAGGCAAACTGATGCTCACTACACTGAAAGACCATCTATTGAGAGGAAAGGACAAGACACAGTGCTTCAACAGAGAGTCTTACAGTTTGAATCCAGCACAGATACACTGAAGAGGCTCACTGTGGATGCATACAGCCCTGGTAGAGGAAGGACTTTGCCTGCTGTGATTGAGCCACACTACAGCAGTTACCCCTGCACCCCGACTCGTACACTATTTGGTTCTTTAAGCGAGCATAGCCAGCCTTTACAGACTTCCCCCAGAGGCTACCCTGGCCTCTACCCCTCCCACCCTACATATGAGCATATGACCTCAGAGGTTTATCAGGAACGTTCTCCCATGTCCAAATATGGCCAACTAGCACAGCACCAAGTGTTTTACTACCCCCAGGCAAATGTGGAGGTAGAAAACAGAACCCAGTGTAAAGATAGTGGCAGTAAGCAGAGAGAAGATGTTGCTGTTATTCATAAACACACAAGCTCAAACCCTCGGGAGCATTACATAGTGCCTCAGTCCCTTCATGCTGAAATTCCTTTGCCTTTGTCTAGCACTGAAATGTTGCCAAATCATTCCTTTATGCGAGGTTTTAGCTATCCATGCTACGCTGTTCCAAGCTTTCATTTAAATCCAAACCAAATCCGAGCACCCCTAAAAAGGCAACATGCATCACCTACTTTTCATCCTAGTCACAAAAATGTTTCCCCATCCAGCCACCGTATGGATCATCACATGGCCTCTACCACCAATTTACAAAAGGACAAACTTAAGCCACCCAGCCATCATGTTGACCACCTATCAATTTCCTCACCATTTCTACCTGCAGACAAAACCAGCCCCACCAGACGCATGAGCAAAATTGGTGTCTCACCATCAATTACAGAAATGAGcagattttttccccctctcaccCACCTGCACAGAGACCCACCTGTCTTTCCACCAGATGGTTTGAACATGGACAGAATCATGGACTATTCCTCCTGTGAAGCACAAGTGCCTTGCCTGAAACAGTCAAAAAGCCTTCCTGTTTCCCCAGCTGTGTGGCGACCTCAGTCACCCAGTCACAGTTCAGATCGAATCCACAAAGACATGCCTAAGAGTGCGAATGTCCAAAAAAGTATTGATTCTGCTGCTATCGAAACAGAAAGCAAACACAGAGACTCTGTGTCCAGTTCAGAGACTGCTGTTAATAAACAGTCCCTAAAGAGGAGCATTTCCCACTCGTCTCCACCCGTCAAAgtaaaagaggaggaaaaggattTATATGAAGTAGAATGcaccaagaaaagacaaaagttggAGATGGAGAATGTCCgagaaggaaataaaaatgactcTCCTCCTATGCCAGTTATTGACACTGTTTTCAGCTTGGCACCTTACCAAGGATATCTGCACACCTCCAGAGTGTTATCTGGAGCTGGAGTACCTGCAAAAGTTAAGTCCAAGCCAGGCAAAGAAAAGAAGCAAGATCCTGGGGAACAGGAGCCTGCTGTGTGTCTAGTTTCCAAAGAAATCTGTGCTAATGCTCCAAAAGAGAAGAGTGTTGCAGAAGTCTGTGAACccaaaaatattaaagtagaaaaactaGATCAGTCAGATATCAACAGCTCTGTAGAGAATTGCATTAGTCAAAACAACTGCAACAAAGTGGCAATCAAAAAAGAGCCTAAAGAGACTGGTTCATGTGATGCTGGGCCTATTTTCTTAAAACAGACAAACGAATCTGATGAATTTGAAACTAAGCCCTCTTCAGCGGGTGAAAAAATGACTTCCGATGAGTCCAAACCTGCTGAATTGACTGCACAGACAAATTCAACTTCTCACGGTGACACAGGCACGGTGCACAAACAGGAGCTCACCCTTTCACCCAAACCCACTACTCCACTGCCTGGGAGCAAACTAAATTTCAAAAACATTCCTCCTCAGTGTCTTAAACTTTCCACCTACAAGATTATAATCCCTAATGGCAATCATTATTTCCCTGTCCCACCACCACAGAAGCCAACTGCAACTGAGTTCATGCCAAAACAAGATCTACAAACACCTGGTCGCAAGCATTTCTTTGAGCTGCACCAGTCTTTCTGTAAGCTTGTGTCCAAATCTGTGTCGACGTCTTCAGAACAGGAGCTCAAGAACTGGTTGTCTCagctgaaaatgactgaaacgGTGTCTCCCACGACCAAAGTCCAGAAAGTGTCCTGCTTGTTGGGGGGAAAAGCCAGAGAGGTGTGGCTCAATGAAGAGATGAAATCAGCACTCCATACGGTTGTTGAAAGGTTAAAAGAGTACACGGCCCAGGAACGCTGTCCTTTTCCGCACGTCATGCGGACAGGAGCAGTGTTTCTTCCCATGCTGGTGGTAAAGGAGCTACTGTTCCCGATGGTCCAGGGCAGCTTTATTGACCAGGTCCTGCAGGAGCACAAAGTCAAGCTGCGGCCCACCACGCTCTCTGAAGAGAAGATCCTCATCCAGCTTCATAAACGAGCCTGCTCCTCCAGGCTCAGGAGACTGATGTCCCTCAAACATCTGCCCGACGTCTATGCTGATGTGGTCAATCTTTTGCATTATGTCTGCGTCTGCAAACAGCTGG agtCAACCTCACCTGATGCCCAAAAGAGAGtccag GATTAG
- the LOC115781152 gene encoding uncharacterized protein LOC115781152, with amino-acid sequence MVSEQDPYISWMCPLTLDELSPSPSNTETERSSSVWSVDQSSAPVKSKEKSKNCSGVIVKLRKILSEGPKRKKTLYQAVSGSVPPSEASLSQTDDGESVISEADIHTTPKGKRKWKKTGNLSHTLRPLGSSSKRKHKSILKIKYCPYLSACHSAEHRRRWVLRSAVQRAQRAMRFYYPDLVGKRIRHLYEEDDKSEVWYRGEVLRIHEGNPNPLKTIFEVRYDSEPEWKYYLELLIDYKKGWLKIED; translated from the coding sequence ATGGTTTCAGAGCAGGATCCATATATTTCATGGATGTGTCCTTTAACATTGGATGAGCTATCTCCATCTCCCAGCAACACAGAAACGGAGAGATCTTCCAGTGTGTGGTCTGTCGATCAGTCCTCAGCACCAGTCAAATCTAAGGAAAAGTCCAAGAATTGTTCAGGAGTGATCGTTAAACTGAGGAAGATACTTAGTGAAGGTCCTAAGAGAAAAAAGACTCTGTACCAAGCAGTGTCCGGGTCAGTGCCTCCTTCTGAAGCCTCCCTCTCACAGACTGATGATGGGGAGAGTGTGATCAGCGAGGCCGACATTCACACGACACCCAAAGGGAAGCGCAAGTGGAAGAAAACAGGGAACCTCTCTCATACTTTAAGACCCCTTGGCAGTTCTTCTAAAAGAAAGCACAAATCAATCTTGAAGATCAAATACTGTCCCTACTTGTCTGCCTGCCACAGTGCTGAACACAGGAGGAGATGGGTCCTGCGTTCAGCTGTCCAGAGGGCTCAGAGGGCCATGAGATTCTACTACCCAGACTTGGTGGGAAAGAGGATACGCCATCTGTATGAGGAGGATGACAAATCAGAGGTGTGGTACAGAGGGGAGGTGCTGCGCATCCATGAgggtaaccctaaccctcttAAGACAATATTTGAGGTCAGGTATGACAGTGAGCCAGAATGGAAGTACTACCTCGAGCTTCTAATAGACTATAAAAAAGGCTGGCTCAAAATTGAAGACTAG